Proteins encoded together in one Falco peregrinus isolate bFalPer1 chromosome 2, bFalPer1.pri, whole genome shotgun sequence window:
- the RPL34 gene encoding 60S ribosomal protein L34 — MVQRLTYRRRLSYNTASNKTRLSRTPGNRIVYLYTKKVGKAPKSACGICPGRLRGVRAVRPKVLMRLSKTKKHVSRAYGGSMCAKCVRDRIKRAFLIEEQKIVVKVLKAQAQSQKSK, encoded by the exons ATGGTTCAGCGCCTGACCTACCGCCGTAGGTTGTCCTACAACACAGCTTCCAACAAGACCAGACT GTCCCGAACACCCGGGAACAGGATTGTTTACCTTTACACCAAGAAAGTGGGGAAGGCACCAAAGTCAGCATGTGGTATATGCCCAGGAAGACTTCGTGGT gtTCGTGCTGTGCGTCCTAAAGTTCTTATGAGGCTGTCAAAAACGAAGAAACATGTTAGCAGAGCCTATGGTGGTTCCATGTGTGCTAAGTGTGTTCGCGACAG AATCAAACGAGCTTTTCTTATTGAGGAGCAGAAGATTGTTGTGAAGGTGTTGAAGGCACAAGCACAGAGCCAGAAGTCAAAGTGA
- the OSTC gene encoding oligosaccharyltransferase complex subunit OSTC, whose protein sequence is METLYRLPFAVLECPNIKLKRPSWVHMPSAMTVYALVVVSYFLITGGIIYDVIVEPPSVGSMTDEHGHQRPVAFLAYRVNGQYIMEGLASSFLFTMGGLGFIILDRSNAPNIPKLNRFLLLFIGFVSVLLSFFMARVFMRMKLPGYLMG, encoded by the exons ATGGAGACGCTGTACCGCCTGCCCTTCGCCGTGCTCGAGTGCCCCAACATCAAGCTGAAGCGGCCGAGCTGGGTGCACATGCCCTCGGCCATGACCGTTTACGCGCTGGTGGTGGTGTCCTACTTCCTCATCACCGGAG GGATTATATATGACGTGATTGTGGAACCTCCCAGCGTGGGGTCAATGACAGATGAACACGGGCATCAGAGGCCAGTGGCCTTCTTGGCATACAG agTAAATGGGCAATATATTATGGAAGGGCTTGCATCCAGCTTCCTCTTCACAATGGGTGGCCTAGGATTCATAATTCTGGATCGATCCAATGCACCAAATATCCCCAAGCTGAATAGGTTTCTCTTGCTCTTTATTGGATTTGTCAGCGTGCTTTTGAGCTTCTTCATGGCCAGAGTTTTCATGAGGATGAAATTACC gggCTACTTGATGGGTTAG